The Arcobacter sp. CECT 8986 DNA window TTTTTGGATATAATCGCAAAATAAATGAATAAATATAAATAAATTAACGGAGTAATAATGAAAGTTATAGAAGGTAAATTAAGACTTAATGGTAATGAAAAAGTAGCAATTATCAATGGTAGATTTAATCATATCATTACAGATAGATTAGTAGAAGGTGCAAAAGATGCATTTGTTAGACATGGTGGAAATGAAGATAACTTAGATTTATTATTAGTTCCAGGTGCATTTGAAATTCCTTTTGCATTAGAAAAAGCATTAGAGAGTGGAAAATATGATGCCGTTTGTTGTGTGGGAGCAGTAATTAGAGGAGCTACACCTCATTTTGATTATATCTCAGCTGAAGCAACAAAAGGTATTGCTAATGTAACTTTAAAATATG harbors:
- the ribH gene encoding 6,7-dimethyl-8-ribityllumazine synthase — translated: MKVIEGKLRLNGNEKVAIINGRFNHIITDRLVEGAKDAFVRHGGNEDNLDLLLVPGAFEIPFALEKALESGKYDAVCCVGAVIRGATPHFDYISAEATKGIANVTLKYGKPVSNGVLTTDTIEQAIERAGSKVGNKGAEAMITIIEMLDLYNELGK